A window of the Synechococcus sp. M16.1 genome harbors these coding sequences:
- the mpeA gene encoding class 2 C-phycoerythrin subunit alpha: MKSVLTTVIGAADSGSRFPTSSDLESVQGSLQRAAARLEAAEKIAQNYDAIAQRAVDAVYTQYPNGATGRQPRQCATEGKEKCKRDFVHYLRLINYSLVVGGTGPLDELAINGQREVYKALSIDPGTYVAGFTQMRNDGCAPRDLSPQALTEYNAALDYVINSLA, translated from the coding sequence ATGAAGTCCGTTCTCACCACCGTCATCGGCGCCGCAGACAGCGGCTCCCGTTTCCCCACCAGCTCCGACCTGGAGTCTGTGCAGGGTTCCCTGCAGCGTGCAGCCGCCCGTCTCGAGGCTGCTGAGAAGATCGCTCAAAACTACGACGCCATCGCTCAGCGCGCTGTCGACGCCGTCTACACCCAGTACCCCAACGGTGCCACCGGCCGTCAGCCCCGCCAGTGCGCCACCGAAGGCAAGGAGAAGTGCAAGCGCGACTTCGTCCACTACCTGCGTCTGATCAACTACTCCCTGGTTGTTGGCGGCACCGGCCCTCTGGACGAACTGGCCATCAACGGTCAGCGTGAGGTCTACAAGGCCCTCAGCATCGACCCCGGCACCTACGTTGCTGGTTTCACCCAAATGCGTAACGACGGCTGCGCTCCTCGTGACCTGAGCCCCCAGGCTCTGACCGAGTACAACGCTGCTCTGGACTACGTGATCAACTCCCTCGCCTGA